The following are encoded in a window of Narcine bancroftii isolate sNarBan1 chromosome 2, sNarBan1.hap1, whole genome shotgun sequence genomic DNA:
- the LOC138753072 gene encoding S-antigen protein-like: protein MNRVNDSLSDGQEASVTDIENGSVSERSVHLVRNRVNNSLSDGQKGSVTDGENGPVRDWEKCSVKKGEKDSVRNGEKGSVRKRKKYSVRDGEKGSVRDGDKCSVKNGNRRSLRDRENGSVRGGEKDSLQKIEKGSMRNREKGSVRDGEKCSLRNGESRSVRDRDKVSVNNEGKGAVSDRGNVLMRDRENIHLERREVSSELKGESSYERRREGFSEERRECFSDVQGKERIEEWREGPSVAWSEGLCEGWRIGFREERREAFNVRLREGISEGRREGIIEGRIEAFNQECNKCSVRDGEKGSVRDVENVSVMDGEKISVRSGEKESVGNGLKGSVRCGEKRSVRKEEKGSVGNGMNGSVSDGVNGSVKDGEKDSVRKGDKGSVGNGQKRSVSGGEMHSVRNGEMPSVCD from the exons atgaacagagtgaacgaTTCATTGAGTGATGGACAGGAGGCTTCAGTGACGGATATAGAGAATGGATCA gtttctg AACGGAGTGTGCATTTAGTGAGGAACAGAGTGAACAATTCATTGAGTGATGGACAGAAGGGTTCAGTGACGGATGGAGAGAATGGTCCAGTTAGGGACTGGGAGAAGTGTTCAGTGAAGAAGGGGGAGAAGGATTCAGTGAGGAATGgtgagaagggttcagtgaggaaaaggaagaagtattcagtgagggatggagagaagggttcagtgagggacGGAGATAAATGTTCAGTGAAGAACGGAAATAGGCGTTCATTGAGGGATAGAGAGAATGGATCAGTGAGGGGCGGAGAGAAGGATTCATTGCAGAAGATAGAGAAGGGATCAATGAGGAATAGAGAGAAGGGTTCAGTTAGGGACGGAGAGAAATGTTCACTGAGGAATGGAGAGAGCCGTTCTGTGAGGGACAGAGACAAGGTTTCAGTGAACAACGAGGGGAAAGGTGCAGTGAGTGATAGAGGGAATGTTTTAATGAGGGACAGAGAGAATATCCA TTTAGAACGGAGAGAAGTTTCCAGTGAACTAAAGGGAGAAAGTTCCTATGAGAGacggagagaagggttcagtgaggaacGGAGAGAATGTTTCAGTGATGTACAGGGAAAAGAAAGAattgaggaatggagagaaggtCCCAGTGTGGCATGGAGTGAAGGGTTATGTGAAGGATGGAGAATAGGGTTCAGAGAGGAACGGAGAGAGGCCTTCAATGTACGACTGAGAGAGGGGAtcagtgagggacggagagaagGGATCATTGAGGGACGGATAGAGGCATTCAATCAGGAATGTAATAAGTGTtcagtgagggacggagagaagggttcagtgagagaTGTGGAGAATGTTTCAGTGATGGATGGAGAAAAGATTTCAGTGAGGAGTGGAGAGAAGGAATCAGTGGGCAACGGACTGAAGGGTTCAGTAAGGTGCGGAGAGAAGCGTTCGGTTAGGAAAGAagagaagggatcagtggggaatggaatgaatggttcagtgagtgacgGAGTAAATGGGTCagtgaaggatggagagaaggattcagtgaggaaaggagacaagggatcagtggggaatggACAGAAGCGTTCAGTGAGTGGCGGAGAAATGCATTCAGTGAGGAACGGAGAGATGCCTTCAGTGTGCGACTGA